In a genomic window of Nocardiopsis mwathae:
- the glgX gene encoding glycogen debranching protein GlgX, which produces MVEIWPGSTYPLGATYDGTGTNFSLFSEVADRVELCLFDDADAETRVPLTEYDGFVWHGYLPGVGPGQRYGYRVHGPYEPENGLRCNPAKLLTDPYAKAIDGSVTWHESLFGYHFDAPSKQNTRDSAPYVPKCVVVSPFFDWGNECRPRIPYHETVIYEAHVRGLTMRHPEIPEHQRGTYAGLAHPAMLDYLVALGVTAVELMPVHHFLPEHALVARGLTNYWGYNTLAFLAPHSGYAANGSRGQQVQEFKAMVKSLHAAGIEVLLDVVYNHTAEADHMGPTLSLRGIDNLSYYRVRDDDRRYYLDYTGCGNSLNMRHPHSLQLIMDSLRYWAAEMHIDGFRFDLASALAREFHDVDRLSTFFDIVQQDPVISQVKLIAEPWDVGPGGYQVGNFPPLWTEWNGKYRDTVRDFWRGEPVVPEFASRLAGSSDLYQNDGRRPVASINFVTCHDGFTLADLVSYDGKHNEVNGEDNRDGTDDNRSWNHGVEGPSEDPGVVTLRRRQVRNFLATLFLSQGVVMLSHGDEVGRTQAGNNNAYCQDNELAWVDWKGAEDSADLLAYVRRLARLRREHPVFRRRRFFTGRPSPADELHDIAWLRPDGRLMSEDDWRSGGRVLGVFLNGDAISEPDPRGRRVTDGSFLLLLNGSPEPVDFTVPGPEYGTAWETTLDTAEPDVGDRPFVPASGTVRVIDRALVLLRRVSQRDAPQQYQGPVPAAGDGAG; this is translated from the coding sequence ATGGTGGAGATCTGGCCGGGAAGCACGTACCCCCTCGGTGCGACCTACGACGGCACGGGGACCAATTTCTCGCTCTTCTCGGAGGTGGCCGACCGCGTCGAGCTGTGCCTCTTCGACGACGCCGACGCGGAGACCCGCGTCCCCCTGACCGAGTACGACGGCTTCGTCTGGCACGGCTACCTGCCCGGTGTCGGCCCGGGCCAGCGCTACGGCTACCGCGTGCACGGCCCCTATGAGCCGGAGAACGGGCTGCGCTGCAATCCGGCCAAGCTGCTGACCGACCCCTATGCCAAGGCCATCGACGGCTCGGTGACCTGGCACGAGTCCCTGTTCGGCTACCACTTCGACGCGCCCTCCAAGCAGAACACCCGCGACAGCGCGCCCTATGTGCCCAAGTGCGTGGTGGTGAGCCCGTTCTTCGACTGGGGCAACGAGTGCCGCCCGCGTATCCCCTACCACGAGACCGTCATCTACGAGGCGCACGTGCGCGGCCTGACCATGCGCCACCCGGAGATCCCCGAGCACCAGCGCGGCACCTACGCCGGGCTGGCCCACCCGGCCATGCTCGACTACCTGGTCGCGCTCGGGGTGACCGCCGTGGAGCTCATGCCGGTGCACCACTTCCTGCCCGAGCACGCGCTGGTGGCCCGCGGCCTGACCAACTACTGGGGGTACAACACCCTGGCGTTCCTGGCGCCGCACAGCGGGTATGCCGCCAACGGCTCGCGCGGCCAGCAGGTGCAGGAGTTCAAGGCGATGGTGAAGTCGCTGCACGCGGCCGGGATCGAGGTGCTGCTCGACGTCGTCTACAACCACACCGCCGAGGCCGACCACATGGGGCCGACACTGTCGCTGCGGGGTATCGACAACCTCAGCTACTACCGGGTGCGCGACGACGACCGGCGCTACTACCTGGACTACACGGGCTGCGGTAACAGCCTCAACATGCGCCACCCGCACTCGCTGCAGCTCATCATGGACTCGCTGCGCTACTGGGCGGCCGAGATGCACATCGATGGTTTCCGCTTCGATCTGGCCTCGGCGCTGGCGCGGGAGTTCCACGACGTCGACCGGCTGAGCACGTTCTTCGACATCGTGCAGCAGGACCCGGTGATCTCGCAGGTGAAGCTGATCGCCGAGCCGTGGGACGTCGGGCCGGGCGGCTACCAGGTGGGCAACTTCCCGCCGCTGTGGACGGAGTGGAACGGCAAGTACCGGGACACCGTGCGGGACTTCTGGCGGGGCGAGCCGGTGGTACCCGAGTTCGCCTCGCGGCTGGCCGGGTCCAGCGACCTCTACCAGAACGACGGCCGCCGCCCGGTGGCTTCGATCAACTTCGTCACCTGCCACGACGGCTTCACCCTCGCCGACCTGGTGTCCTACGACGGCAAGCACAACGAGGTCAACGGGGAGGACAACCGCGACGGCACCGACGACAACCGCTCGTGGAACCACGGGGTGGAGGGGCCCTCCGAAGATCCGGGCGTCGTCACGCTCCGGCGGCGCCAGGTCCGCAACTTCCTGGCCACACTGTTCCTCTCCCAGGGCGTGGTGATGCTCTCGCACGGCGACGAGGTCGGCCGCACGCAGGCCGGGAACAACAACGCCTACTGCCAGGACAACGAGCTTGCCTGGGTGGACTGGAAGGGCGCGGAGGACAGCGCGGACCTGCTCGCCTACGTCCGCCGCCTGGCGCGGCTGCGGCGCGAGCACCCGGTCTTCCGCCGCCGCCGGTTCTTCACGGGGCGGCCGTCGCCGGCCGACGAGCTGCACGACATCGCCTGGCTGCGTCCCGACGGCCGGCTGATGTCGGAGGACGACTGGCGCTCCGGGGGCCGGGTGCTGGGCGTCTTCCTCAACGGCGACGCCATCAGCGAGCCCGACCCGCGGGGTCGGCGGGTCACCGACGGCTCCTTCCTGCTGCTGCTCAACGGCAGCCCCGAACCGGTGGACTTCACCGTTCCCGGTCCCGAGTACGGCACCGCGTGGGAGACCACGCTGGACACCGCCGAGCCCGACGTCGGCGACCGCCCGTTCGTCCCGGCGTCGGGGACGGTCCGGGTGATCGACCGGGCCCTGGTACTGCTGCGGCGCGTCTCGCAGCGCGACGCGCCGCAGCAGTACCAGGGCCCGGTGCCCGCCGCCGGGGACGGCGCCGGCTGA
- a CDS encoding pyrimidine reductase family protein — protein MGSVHADAGAAPLFRSLFPRPEFDVDLASSYAYPAVPERPWLRANMVSSADGGAWGASGRTRELSSRADRAVMGVLRGLSDVVVAGAATARIEGYRPVRPREVWKGLRAGRPATPSIAVVTRTLDLHPDLLSEAPADARTIVFTTESAPEERRRAAAAMADVVVAGEDSVRPQQVLAALAERGLFRVLTEGGPHLLAEFTAEGLLDELCLTVSPHLLGPAASRIVAGDSPSHPRDLRLESLLESEGALFARYRVV, from the coding sequence ATGGGTTCCGTTCACGCCGACGCCGGCGCAGCCCCGCTGTTCCGGTCGCTCTTCCCGCGCCCCGAGTTCGACGTCGACCTCGCGTCCTCCTACGCCTACCCCGCCGTGCCGGAGCGGCCCTGGCTGCGCGCCAACATGGTCTCCAGCGCCGACGGCGGCGCGTGGGGCGCGTCGGGGCGCACCCGGGAGCTGTCGTCGCGGGCCGACCGCGCGGTGATGGGTGTGCTGCGCGGTCTGTCCGACGTGGTGGTGGCCGGTGCGGCCACGGCGCGCATCGAGGGCTACCGCCCGGTCCGGCCGCGCGAGGTGTGGAAGGGGTTGCGCGCCGGGCGCCCGGCGACGCCGTCCATCGCGGTGGTCACCCGCACACTGGACCTCCACCCCGATCTGCTGTCGGAGGCGCCGGCCGACGCGCGCACGATCGTGTTCACGACCGAGTCGGCACCGGAGGAGCGGCGCCGCGCGGCCGCCGCCATGGCCGACGTCGTGGTAGCGGGCGAGGATTCGGTCCGACCGCAACAGGTCCTGGCGGCGCTGGCCGAGCGCGGGCTGTTCCGCGTGCTGACGGAGGGTGGGCCGCATCTGCTGGCCGAATTCACCGCTGAGGGGTTGCTCGACGAGCTGTGCCTGACGGTCAGTCCGCATCTGCTGGGACCGGCGGCGTCGCGGATCGTCGCCGGAGACTCCCCTTCTCACCCGCGCGACCTGCGCCTGGAGTCGCTCCTGGAGTCGGAGGGGGCGCTGTTCGCCCGCTACCGCGTGGTGTGA
- the msrB gene encoding peptide-methionine (R)-S-oxide reductase MsrB: MDESTAPIPRSEEEWRERLDAEAYAVLREGATERPWSGRYVGTTTVGVYRCRGCGAELFRSGTKFESHCGWPSFYDPSDSSAVTLHEDRSLGMIRTEVRCSRCDSHLGHVFHGEGYATPTDDRYCINSVALALEADDSVQ; the protein is encoded by the coding sequence ATGGACGAATCGACGGCGCCGATCCCTCGGAGCGAGGAGGAGTGGCGCGAGCGGTTGGACGCCGAGGCCTACGCTGTGCTGCGCGAGGGTGCCACGGAGCGGCCGTGGAGCGGCCGATACGTCGGGACCACGACGGTCGGCGTCTACCGTTGCCGCGGTTGCGGCGCCGAGCTGTTCCGCTCCGGAACGAAGTTCGAGTCGCACTGCGGGTGGCCGAGTTTCTATGATCCTTCGGACAGCTCCGCGGTAACGCTGCACGAGGATCGGAGCCTTGGCATGATACGTACCGAGGTCCGTTGCTCACGCTGTGATTCCCATCTCGGCCACGTCTTCCACGGGGAGGGCTACGCCACCCCCACCGACGACCGCTACTGCATCAACTCGGTCGCTCTCGCACTAGAGGCGGACGACTCGGTGCAATAG
- a CDS encoding SAM-dependent methyltransferase, whose protein sequence is MSETSDLPPQIDTTVPHSARFWDHLLGGKDNFAADREAVRQALQLQPDLREVAQEDRAFLARAVRFLADDAGVRQFLDIGTGLPTVDHTHTVAQRIAPESRVVYVDNDPIVLLHAQALLVGAQEGTTEYIDADARDADRILAKAADTIDFDQPVAVMMLGILNFILDDDEAHAIVDRLLDAVPAGSYLAIAHPTAEVGGARTEEAIRRLNETSATPQKLRSPRELAAFMRRLELLDPGIVSCSHWRPAPENADAAEVLQYCAVGRTP, encoded by the coding sequence ATGAGCGAGACCTCCGACCTGCCGCCGCAGATCGACACCACCGTGCCGCACTCCGCGCGGTTCTGGGACCACCTGCTGGGCGGGAAGGACAACTTCGCCGCGGACCGGGAAGCTGTGCGGCAGGCGTTGCAGTTGCAGCCGGATCTTAGGGAAGTCGCGCAGGAGGATCGGGCGTTCCTGGCGCGGGCCGTTCGCTTTCTCGCCGACGACGCCGGGGTCCGGCAGTTCCTCGACATCGGGACCGGCCTGCCGACCGTCGACCACACGCACACCGTCGCCCAGCGCATCGCCCCCGAGTCCCGGGTCGTCTACGTCGACAACGACCCCATCGTGCTGCTGCACGCCCAGGCCCTCCTGGTCGGCGCTCAGGAAGGCACGACCGAGTACATCGACGCCGATGCGCGCGATGCGGACCGCATCCTGGCGAAGGCCGCCGACACGATCGACTTCGACCAACCCGTCGCCGTGATGATGCTCGGGATCCTCAACTTCATCCTGGACGACGACGAAGCGCACGCCATCGTCGACCGGCTCCTCGACGCCGTGCCCGCGGGCAGCTACCTGGCCATCGCCCACCCGACGGCCGAGGTCGGCGGGGCCAGGACCGAGGAGGCCATCCGGCGGCTGAACGAGACCAGCGCGACCCCGCAGAAGCTGCGCTCCCCCAGGGAGCTCGCCGCGTTCATGCGCCGCCTGGAGCTGCTGGACCCCGGCATCGTGTCATGCTCGCACTGGAGGCCCGCCCCCGAGAACGCCGACGCCGCCGAGGTCCTGCAGTACTGCGCGGTGGGGCGCACGCCCTGA
- a CDS encoding phosphatidylserine decarboxylase produces MTHDSHPDVPARPGIRMAKGSAPWLVPACAVAGAAVLAGRRSRLGRALAVPAVGLAAGMAWFFRDPDRGPADGRVLSSADGVVQSIDPQPDGRTRVAVFMNPLNVHVNRAPLAGVVKSVEHRPGGFRPAFDKDSERNERLIWTFETEIGEVTVIQIAGAMVRRIVPYLTEGQKVEQGERIGLIRFGSRVDVYLPAGISPSVAIGEKVRAGETRLDHD; encoded by the coding sequence ATGACCCACGACTCACATCCCGACGTTCCTGCCAGGCCGGGTATCCGGATGGCCAAGGGCTCCGCGCCCTGGCTCGTTCCCGCGTGCGCGGTCGCCGGTGCCGCCGTGCTGGCCGGCCGCAGAAGCCGCCTCGGCCGGGCCCTCGCGGTCCCCGCGGTCGGGTTGGCGGCCGGGATGGCCTGGTTCTTCCGCGACCCGGACCGCGGTCCGGCCGACGGACGGGTCCTCTCATCGGCCGATGGCGTCGTCCAGAGCATCGACCCCCAGCCGGACGGCCGGACTCGGGTCGCGGTCTTCATGAACCCGCTCAACGTGCACGTCAACCGTGCGCCGTTGGCGGGTGTGGTCAAGAGCGTGGAGCACCGCCCCGGGGGCTTCCGTCCCGCATTCGACAAGGACAGCGAGCGCAATGAACGCCTCATCTGGACCTTCGAAACCGAGATCGGTGAGGTCACGGTCATTCAGATCGCCGGCGCGATGGTCCGGCGTATCGTCCCGTATCTCACTGAAGGGCAGAAGGTCGAACAGGGCGAGAGGATCGGGCTCATCCGGTTCGGTTCCCGGGTCGACGTCTACCTCCCGGCCGGTATCTCCCCATCGGTGGCGATCGGGGAAAAGGTCCGGGCGGGTGAAACGCGTCTTGATCACGACTAA
- the hemQ gene encoding hydrogen peroxide-dependent heme synthase produces the protein MHCTGRPPESTDEYKGVHVTTGQPATAEAAEELNKLIRYTMWSVFKVGDLSGLDRAAAADELSALFDGAAEKGVTTRGAYDVQGFRADADIMFWWVGETPESVQEMYSAFRRTRLGRATTPVWSVVGLHRPAEFNRAHIPAFLAGEEPHDYICVYPFVRSYEWYLLPEDERRAMLAEHGRMAAGYKDVRANTVSTFALSDYEWMLAFEADELHRIVDLMRHLRGAEARRHTRVEVPFYTGRRKGVAELVEALA, from the coding sequence TGCACTGGCCGCCCACCGGAGTCAACCGACGAGTACAAGGGAGTGCACGTGACCACGGGCCAGCCCGCCACCGCAGAGGCGGCAGAGGAACTCAACAAGCTCATCCGCTACACCATGTGGTCGGTGTTCAAGGTCGGCGACCTGTCCGGCCTCGACCGCGCGGCCGCGGCCGACGAGCTGTCCGCGCTGTTCGACGGCGCGGCGGAGAAGGGGGTGACCACCCGCGGCGCCTACGACGTCCAGGGCTTCCGCGCCGACGCCGACATCATGTTCTGGTGGGTCGGCGAGACCCCCGAGTCGGTCCAGGAGATGTACTCCGCGTTCCGCCGCACCCGGCTCGGCCGCGCCACCACGCCGGTCTGGTCGGTCGTCGGCCTGCACCGCCCCGCCGAGTTCAACCGCGCCCACATCCCCGCGTTCCTCGCGGGGGAGGAGCCGCACGACTACATCTGCGTCTACCCGTTCGTCCGGTCCTATGAGTGGTACCTGCTGCCCGAGGACGAGCGTCGCGCGATGCTCGCCGAGCACGGCCGGATGGCGGCGGGGTACAAGGATGTGCGCGCCAACACCGTCTCCACGTTCGCGCTCAGCGACTACGAGTGGATGCTGGCGTTCGAGGCCGACGAGCTGCACCGCATCGTCGACCTGATGCGCCACCTGCGCGGTGCGGAGGCGCGCCGGCACACCCGCGTCGAGGTGCCGTTCTACACGGGCCGCCGCAAGGGCGTCGCCGAACTGGTCGAAGCGCTGGCCTGA
- the pssA gene encoding CDP-diacylglycerol--serine O-phosphatidyltransferase: MGSEDAVPSLRLAMADYFTLGNALCGFMAVWQLAAAAHYAAAASVPLQRDAIATAVILLLAAAAFDLFDGRVARKFGGSGMGAELDNLADVISFGFAPAFFVVAWGTLGGDGGIAPVIAAAAVLLAVVVRLARFSCQSPGATSFSGLPGPFGAMAVVTIVLLDPPVLVGTVAVLVVAWLMVSRIEYPKPRGRLAYAVLAWMLGSVACLAAWAMDAPAGEALLYSGSSLVLMLMLAIPVYVFMTRRGGHDDEDDGLPAPAPPTPREG; this comes from the coding sequence ATGGGGTCGGAGGACGCCGTGCCGAGCCTGCGCCTGGCGATGGCCGACTACTTCACCCTCGGCAACGCCCTGTGCGGGTTCATGGCGGTGTGGCAGCTGGCCGCGGCGGCCCATTACGCGGCCGCGGCGTCGGTGCCGCTGCAGCGCGACGCCATCGCCACGGCCGTGATCCTGCTGCTGGCCGCGGCCGCCTTCGACCTGTTCGACGGGCGCGTGGCGCGCAAGTTCGGCGGCAGCGGTATGGGCGCCGAGCTGGACAACCTGGCCGACGTGATCAGCTTCGGGTTCGCCCCGGCGTTCTTCGTGGTCGCCTGGGGCACGCTCGGCGGTGACGGCGGTATCGCACCGGTCATCGCGGCGGCGGCCGTGCTGCTCGCGGTGGTGGTGCGGCTGGCCCGGTTCTCCTGCCAGTCGCCGGGGGCGACGAGCTTCAGCGGGCTGCCCGGCCCGTTCGGGGCGATGGCGGTCGTGACCATCGTGCTCCTCGACCCGCCCGTGCTGGTCGGGACGGTCGCCGTCCTCGTGGTCGCATGGCTGATGGTGAGCCGCATCGAGTACCCCAAGCCGCGCGGGCGCCTCGCCTACGCCGTGCTGGCCTGGATGCTGGGCTCTGTGGCGTGCCTGGCGGCCTGGGCGATGGACGCGCCCGCCGGCGAGGCCCTGCTCTATTCCGGCTCCAGCCTGGTCCTCATGCTGATGCTGGCGATCCCCGTCTACGTGTTCATGACCCGCCGCGGCGGCCATGACGACGAGGACGACGGCCTGCCGGCCCCGGCCCCGCCCACACCCCGGGAGGGCTGA
- a CDS encoding DUF397 domain-containing protein has translation MITPLTSQQLADTELASVTWHISSFSTNGGATCVEAGPLNDGTGRVAVRHSRHPDGAVIVYTRQEWEAFTKGVRVGEFDFTG, from the coding sequence GTGATCACCCCCCTGACCTCGCAACAGCTCGCCGACACGGAGCTCGCGAGTGTCACGTGGCACATAAGCAGCTTCAGCACGAACGGCGGCGCCACGTGTGTCGAGGCCGGCCCTCTCAACGACGGCACCGGCCGCGTCGCCGTCCGGCACAGCCGCCACCCTGATGGCGCCGTGATCGTCTACACCCGCCAGGAGTGGGAGGCCTTCACCAAGGGTGTTCGGGTTGGCGAGTTCGATTTCACCGGGTGA
- a CDS encoding helix-turn-helix domain-containing protein, with translation MGVRKAKTATLRSRWLGRRLRELREETGMSIEEVADYLQRNMGTVSRFENGIYPVRRPDMLAMLDLYGVNEPRHRDNLIKLSESVWQTGWWDGFPDEFEEFVDFVWLEGQAVEHMLFDNTVLPGLLQTRAYAEAAIRTAEYNSPESFVRQGVELRLARQRLLEAESPPVIRSVLDEALLHRCVGSPGVMKEQLRHLVDLAGRPAVHLRVLPFSAGAHESPTGAFNLFRMVDPYPEVAYVETPKGALYIEASDTGAIRQIYDRLWNASLTEEASVEFISRLIEESK, from the coding sequence GTGGGGGTTCGAAAAGCCAAGACAGCCACGCTTCGCAGTCGATGGCTCGGCCGTCGGCTCCGAGAACTCCGCGAAGAGACCGGCATGAGCATCGAGGAGGTGGCCGACTACCTCCAGCGTAATATGGGAACGGTCAGTCGGTTTGAAAATGGGATATATCCGGTAAGGCGGCCGGACATGTTGGCCATGCTCGATCTGTACGGGGTCAACGAGCCACGGCACCGAGACAACCTCATCAAGCTCAGTGAGAGTGTCTGGCAGACCGGATGGTGGGACGGTTTTCCCGACGAGTTCGAGGAGTTCGTCGACTTCGTTTGGTTGGAAGGGCAGGCGGTCGAACACATGCTCTTCGACAACACGGTCCTTCCTGGGCTGCTCCAAACGAGGGCCTACGCCGAAGCGGCCATCCGGACCGCCGAGTACAACTCACCGGAAAGTTTCGTCAGGCAGGGCGTCGAACTGAGGCTGGCGCGTCAGCGACTCCTTGAGGCCGAATCTCCGCCGGTCATCAGGTCGGTTCTTGACGAGGCCCTCCTCCACCGTTGTGTGGGTTCCCCTGGCGTCATGAAGGAGCAGCTGCGGCATCTCGTCGACCTCGCCGGTCGTCCTGCGGTGCACCTGCGTGTACTGCCGTTCAGCGCGGGCGCCCATGAGAGCCCGACCGGTGCCTTCAACCTGTTCCGGATGGTCGACCCTTACCCCGAGGTCGCATACGTCGAGACCCCGAAGGGGGCCTTGTACATCGAAGCGTCCGATACAGGGGCAATTCGTCAGATATACGATCGATTGTGGAACGCTTCTCTGACCGAGGAAGCATCCGTGGAGTTCATCTCACGCTTGATCGAGGAGTCAAAGTGA
- a CDS encoding UTRA domain-containing protein has translation MPTSENESPPVYREIAEALRSAIASGELADGDRVPGENELMRQYSVARATARQALSVLINEGLVVPIRGSGIYVRTFRPLRRHGPRRLSRELWGTGRSIWQADAADRGFETDNIEVSEDPAPEHVIRALGLAEGARVVRRRRRYRLDGRPMQLATSYLPLDLVAGTPITRVDTGPGGIYARLADLGHAPAHFTEEIRVRMPNPVEARDLRLTAGTPVLEVLRTALTDDHRAVELNEMTLDGSAYVLQYDFDA, from the coding sequence GTGCCGACGTCCGAAAACGAATCCCCGCCGGTCTATCGGGAAATCGCCGAGGCGTTGCGGTCCGCCATCGCCTCCGGCGAGCTCGCCGACGGCGACCGCGTGCCGGGCGAGAACGAACTGATGAGGCAGTACAGCGTCGCCCGAGCCACCGCGCGCCAGGCCCTGTCGGTGCTCATCAACGAGGGCCTGGTGGTCCCGATCCGCGGATCGGGCATCTACGTCCGCACGTTCCGTCCCCTGCGCCGCCACGGACCGCGACGTCTGTCCCGGGAGCTGTGGGGCACCGGCCGGTCCATCTGGCAGGCCGACGCCGCCGACCGGGGGTTCGAGACCGACAACATCGAGGTGAGCGAGGATCCCGCGCCGGAGCACGTGATCCGCGCCCTCGGCCTCGCCGAGGGCGCGCGTGTCGTCCGGCGGCGGCGCCGCTACCGGCTGGACGGGCGGCCGATGCAGCTCGCCACCTCCTACCTGCCGCTGGACCTGGTGGCCGGAACGCCGATCACCCGCGTCGACACCGGTCCGGGCGGTATCTACGCCCGGCTGGCCGATCTGGGCCACGCCCCCGCCCACTTCACCGAGGAGATCCGGGTGCGGATGCCCAATCCCGTCGAGGCGCGCGACCTGCGGCTGACGGCCGGAACCCCCGTGCTGGAGGTGCTGCGCACGGCTTTGACCGACGACCACCGGGCCGTCGAGCTCAACGAGATGACCCTGGACGGGTCGGCCTACGTCCTGCAGTACGACTTCGATGCTTGA
- a CDS encoding acyl-CoA dehydrogenase family protein — protein MPPTHEVFNQASPLEDYDVAADAALTEGLQREGAAWAAEELHEIGRLAGTARARSWGEQANVNEPQLRTHDRYGHRVDEVDFHPAWHVLMDTAVSHGLHAAPWADDRAGAHVARAAKFYTWSQVEGGHGCPISMTYAAVPALRHSPELADRYEPLLAARTYDFGLRPPLGKQGLLAGMSMTEKQGGSDVRANTTRAVPSADGSYRLTGHKWFTSAPMGDLFLTLAQAPEGLTCFLVPRVLEDGTRNPLHIQRLKDKLGNRSNASAELEYDGALAWPVGELGRGVRTIIEMVNGTRLDCVIGSAAGMRAGLLQALHHAGERQAFGRLLIEQPLMRNVLADLAVESEAATTLMMRLAGAADRAIRGDEAEAAFRRLAVAVGKFYVTKRLPAHAAETLECLGGNGYVEESGMPRLFRESPLNSIWEGSGNVAALDVLRAMARQPASVEAFLAELGRAQGADARYDTAVKRLLSELGDLEEAEFRARGVVELMALTLQASLLLRHAPAPVADAFVGSRLGGEWGHVFGTLPRGTDTRTIIDRNRPRTLG, from the coding sequence ATGCCCCCCACGCACGAGGTGTTCAACCAAGCCTCTCCCCTGGAGGACTACGACGTCGCCGCCGATGCCGCGCTGACCGAGGGCTTGCAGCGCGAAGGTGCCGCGTGGGCCGCCGAGGAACTGCACGAGATCGGCCGCCTGGCCGGGACCGCACGCGCCCGCTCCTGGGGCGAGCAGGCCAACGTCAACGAGCCGCAGCTGCGGACCCACGACCGCTACGGGCACCGGGTCGACGAGGTCGACTTCCACCCCGCCTGGCACGTCCTGATGGACACCGCCGTCTCCCACGGGCTGCACGCCGCCCCCTGGGCCGACGACCGCGCCGGCGCACACGTGGCCCGCGCCGCGAAGTTCTACACGTGGTCACAGGTCGAGGGCGGGCACGGGTGTCCGATTTCGATGACCTATGCCGCGGTGCCCGCGCTTCGGCATTCTCCGGAGCTGGCCGACCGATATGAGCCGCTACTCGCCGCCCGCACCTACGACTTCGGCCTGCGCCCGCCGCTGGGCAAGCAGGGGCTGCTCGCCGGGATGTCGATGACGGAGAAGCAGGGTGGCTCCGACGTCCGTGCGAATACGACGCGGGCCGTACCTTCGGCTGATGGCTCCTACCGGCTCACGGGGCACAAGTGGTTCACCTCGGCCCCCATGGGCGACCTGTTCCTGACGCTGGCCCAGGCTCCCGAAGGCCTCACCTGTTTCCTGGTGCCGCGTGTCCTGGAGGACGGCACGCGCAACCCCCTCCACATCCAGCGGCTCAAGGACAAGCTCGGGAACCGTTCCAACGCCTCCGCCGAGCTCGAATACGACGGCGCGCTGGCCTGGCCCGTCGGCGAGCTCGGCCGGGGCGTGCGCACCATCATCGAGATGGTCAACGGCACCCGCCTCGACTGCGTCATCGGGTCGGCCGCCGGGATGCGCGCGGGGCTGCTGCAGGCGCTCCACCACGCCGGTGAGCGCCAGGCCTTCGGGCGCCTCCTGATCGAGCAGCCGCTGATGCGCAACGTCCTGGCCGACCTGGCCGTGGAGTCCGAGGCCGCGACGACGCTGATGATGCGCCTGGCCGGGGCCGCCGACCGCGCAATCCGGGGCGACGAGGCCGAAGCCGCGTTCCGACGCCTGGCGGTGGCCGTCGGCAAGTTCTACGTCACCAAGCGCCTCCCCGCCCACGCCGCCGAAACCCTCGAATGCCTCGGCGGCAACGGCTATGTCGAGGAGTCCGGCATGCCGCGCCTCTTCCGCGAGTCGCCGCTCAACTCCATCTGGGAGGGCTCGGGCAACGTCGCCGCGCTGGACGTCCTGCGGGCCATGGCCCGGCAGCCCGCCTCCGTCGAGGCGTTCCTGGCCGAGCTCGGCCGGGCCCAGGGCGCCGACGCCCGCTACGACACGGCCGTGAAGCGGCTGCTTTCCGAGCTCGGTGACCTGGAGGAGGCGGAGTTCCGGGCGCGCGGCGTCGTGGAGCTCATGGCGCTGACCCTGCAGGCGTCGCTCCTGCTCCGGCACGCGCCGGCGCCCGTCGCCGACGCCTTCGTCGGCTCGCGCCTCGGCGGCGAGTGGGGCCACGTCTTCGGGACCCTGCCCCGCGGCACCGACACCCGGACCATCATCGACCGGAACCGGCCGCGTACCCTGGGTTGA